GTGGTAACAAAAGATAATATAGTAGAAAGAATTAATCATAtagcattttataaaatagagACGAGAGTTAAAACAATATTGGGTGTTGGCTTACACAGCAGCACCTTTCTTCAACAGAGGGGCTACACATTCCTTCTAGTCATAATTAGCTGCATAATGTACGACAGTACTTGTTCTTATCCACAACATCCACATTTGCTCCAGCCTTAAGTAGGAGTTGAGCACACTCCACCTAAAGCATTCAAGTGCATTTGATTAACTCCATGTCATAAACTTGGCCAATTTGCCAAGGaagttttcattaaaaaaaactaactaGAAAGTGGTCCTAAGTATCCCTAggagatgaacaattgatgccATAAACCATATAAGTTAGCTCAAACTGTCACTAGAAAGCCCCAGTTAGCACAAATACTAGTTTTCCATTGGCTTTATTAGCACTTCCTCAACTAAGTAACCAAAAACACAAAACGTTaagtaatatttaattctatcCAAATCATACGCCCTACCTTTAAAACTCAAACAAAAaggaacaagaaaaataagtaaGAATGGGTAAAGCTTAGATTGTTTTACCTCACCATATCCGCAGGCAAAATGCAACGTTGTCCTTCCTTCTAAATCTTCCTCATCCTTATTAGCACTGGCTGCTAGTTTATATTTCATACCCTAATTGAAGAGcagtaagaaaaaaattaaacttttagcAAGATACTAGAAAAAAGTACATTGCATCAAATGTATACACTAAATCAACTTCAATAGCGCTAGCACAACATAAAACTAGAAACAAGAATTTCTGTTAAATAATAGtgacaaaaaaatttgcaaatttttgttttggttgatTGAATAAGCAGAACATGTTCTTTTTCCACACCAAGCTGCattgcataaaagaaaaagaaaaagaacattaGGGAATCAGTAAAtccaatattttgaaaagaactTAGAGATTTGGCCTCCATATACTCTTGAATAGCCTTGCAAGATGCATAAGATTAGTTCACATCCAGTCCCAATTCAGGCACAATATAATAACTACAcccaattaaacaaattaaaaagcaaaatcacaaaaaataaagaataatgcTAGTGATATACAAAATACCagtcattaaataataatttcacctCTCCTtgatgataaatattaaaaactgaTGGATGTCGTTAGGACTCAAATAAGAATCACtcagaaacaaacaaaaatcttgAGAACGCAAGTGAGGAAAtgcaaaatgataaaaaataatagaaaaaacgAGGACTTACTAGTTAGCATCAAAACACTAGGTCCTTTACATGACGAGAACAGAGGAGTTACCTCGAGCCACACTGCTCTTCCTGCAACTCATCCGCGTTGCTCTTCCTGTCCTAGAATGACTCCAAACATAAACCTCAactctttttttggtttcattCCAGGATACACCATTGCATAGATTTTTAAAGATTGCTCTGCAAcaccaaaataattaactcaaaattcacaaccaaaaaaaaaaaaaaaagccggACCCAGAACAATTGGTAAGTTCTTACCAAATTATTGAGCGCCCATCTTTAGTATTCCTAGCAAAGAGTGTAGAGCTCAAAACAAGCAAACAACACCTATAaccaacaagaaaaaattagggTACCCATAGAAAAATAACACTTAAAAACCAAACCTcaaaaaatcaaccaaaaaaacTTGTTTTGAGGGTTTTCGATGGCAGCTTGGGGCAGCTCACGGGGCAATGATTCCGACCAAAGCCAGGACGACGACAGTAAAGGCTAAAGAACTAATGTTGTAGACAACAGTGCAACGAAGGTAACGGTGGACGGTTGGAAAAGAAGCAGCGGACACGATACTGGCTCTGCCTCTCTCTAGCTCTCATGTACAAACCAAATACCTGGGTAGATGGATCCGATTGGTTGATTAGTGTGAGAGAGACGGCGGATTTGATCTTAGATGATGAGTGAAAAAATCGGGATGAGAGAAACTATGAATTTGAAAGAGAGATGAGATTTTatggatttcttttttgagagAGCAAAGAAATCGGATTGAGGTGAGAGAAAATtgtgggatttttttttgaggGAACTGGTTTACCAAGTAACccatttatttctatttttaatataaatttaatctcaACCGTTGGATTCAATCTAATTGAATCCAACGGTTTTTATCCAATTCCGGCATGGTGCCGGGGCTTTAATGCCCGGCATTGTAGCATTAGCcttctcatcatcatcaatatatatattcaacaATAGCAAGATCTTTTTGCCCCTAAATCGATCATTCAAGTTCATAAAAGAATGAGATACTAGCCTTAAACCACATTTTGAATTGGACAAaagtaataaatcaaaattgcaactaatataaaaattaaacttttgtCATTACCGTCCAATGGGAAAATTGTCCTACCCAGCCTTTTGTCTTGTATCTTGATGTCAAATACACTACAGTTGATGAGTACCTCAGTCAGTTTGCGTAACCCTTCTCTGTTGAGCTGTAGCTTGCAGGATCTtgggaaataaataattggcTTGTTGCCATCTTTGGTTTGTATATGTGAACATTATGGCTGTTGGCCTTACTTTCTTTTAGTTTTCGATGGAATTTGTAACACCATATTTTGTCCGCTATGTCAGTACACcagtaattaaataaagtagCCCCATGTGCTtgatctaaaaataattataaagtcACCATTTGGTtgatctaaaaataattataaagtcACAAACACagagaaattaatagtaattcaTAAGTATTAGACTATGttacaaataatataacatatattaaatttattagtcGTCACTCATGACAACTCAATTGTTTCATATATtgtaattctttaattttcaataacaATATATGTTTCATAAgatttaaaatgttatgactcatttcataatattttttaactaaattgaaattctgcaacaaaaaaattaaaaagaatgaaCTTGGTGGTATTACGCTTAAAATATTGTTTCTTGTTGTGAACCAAAAACAAGCCAATATTACGCTTACGTCATCTTACTCTACGGTAAAACTTATTTATAATCATAACCGTaagactaaattaattttattactgtgaGAGTTTATAATTTAGTAGAGatctaattacaaaaattattattttgattaaatttttttttagcgcGAGTGATATAGGGATAAAATATGCACTATATTGATAACTAATTAATGTAGCATGTTAAATTCAATGTACTAGCAATGATGAAAGTGATAGGCatagtttgaaaaaattagtaCATATATCTTTATAGTGGTGGAATTATGTTAAACCATCTTGAAAGTCTAAAGAATAAATGATTGTcccaaataattttagaaaaatattttactccATCTTAAAACTTTAACATAAACaagcatatattttttacaatatatcgataattattactattaaaggcaagtttcttaaagtcaaatttagaaaaattataacttattataatgtagagtttatttttatatataattgttagACTTGACAATTGATTGGGTCGTGTTCAGGCCATGCCAAGCCCTAGCATGACTCTATGACTAAAATGAAGGGCTCTAATGTTTAAAAAGTCCGACCCTTCAAACTAAGGAACAActtgactttaaaaaatttttaatatcttttttaagAATATGGCTCCTATTCTTCATTCTTTagtattattgttgttgttgttgttcctttttttggttgatttgtTTGTAaggaatttaataaattatttttttatttaactttaacAACAATAGAACATGTAACAATCTAACCAAATTAACAGATTAACCAAGCAAcaggtaaataaataaaatagaaaattaatacgAAATAGAGACAAATATCTCTAAAGTGTAGTTGTGACCATCTATGTGGTGTATGTgtgttttaataatattttttattttaaaaattaatttaaagatcAAGAGTTGGGTTATAACTTTCTGATAAAGCCTTAATTCTAACCTAAATATAATTAGGTCCTGATTCCTTAAGCCCTATCCCAACGTTTAACCCTTTAAATTTGAACAGAAACCCTTAAAATTAAGATTGGAACAATCAGGCTGAGGGTCGAATCTAACTTTTTTGTCATCCTAATAATTAccctaaattaaaatcaatttttttataaattatataaaaattattcttatgcTGAGTAACAATATACGACCCATTAAGAAATGAACCTAGACGCATTAGGGCTTTTATCcacaaacaaaatttcaaaagccACTTAGACTTCACAAGCATTTTAGTCCATTTAATCAAACGTAAAAATACAAGTACCAGCTGGTTAGCTTATGTTGtgaaaaattgtaatttgtaagcgcacaaatctaaaaataaaatagtggtaacgaggtcgaatctatagaaattattataaattgaaaagtttaatttaaatctaaaattaatattaatcctaGCTTAGTTGAgcgaattgagtttttaagagaaattaaactaattaaactaagaaaacaattaaagcaaagaagaattcaataagacaaaaattaccAAAGTTTCAtaatccaccactattcaactagtaattatctaattgctaattaatctctaattttagagtgacaactcgaaatcaatctgTGTCATCTCatgaatataacaattaagcccaattaaaattaattttttgtaggttctttttctgcttaataatatgatatttaagcatctcatgtaaacatattaaataacaaatagtCAAAGTTTTCCTAAGTACTTTGTGtaaataattgaatgaaagacagagaataaaaaataatcatatatcaACTTTATAGATTCGAGCATAAATTTAGTCAgatattaatcctaacaatcaataattcaTGCCAGAATTTGtaaaaagatttaataataACCAACTAAACATGTGAAACAAGAACCATAAACATTAAAGCACATAtgtaagaaattaattaaataaaaagataattattttattgaatatggtttcatccttaatcatagtataagaaaattagctagacatacttgaattgtgagtaataaaaataaaaaataaatcagtCATGGGAATATTGGAGCTCTGCTGTGGCTCTCGCCCTTTTCTTCTCTCTGTCTTGCGACTGCTGCTCTTGCAAAAGCCaaagttttgttttctttttagggaaattattatttgtatacccttagtttacttcattatcaaaaatactataacactttaagggtgtatcaatcatccaccctaagttgacaaaatatatcagctgaccaccaaaccgttagttttcgtttaaatatgatgacgtcagaagggtaatttgatcttttcatatgatataagtggtaatttaagggtatacaagtgataaaaagagaatttaagggtatacaagtgataatttttaagggtaaaatcgtcaattcactgtaactccgttaactttcaaacgacaactaacggtttggtggtcggttgatacattttgtcaactaagggtggacgattgatataccctcaaagtgttataatatttttgataacaaagcaaatataaggtatataaatgataatttcccttctTTTTATAATCTCCAAAAATGGGCCACCAACCTTTTCAATTCTAAAACCGAAAGGCTTGgcctttttaatttgttttgttctcacTCATGTGCTCACCACTTGGAATTGTAATCAACCCATTTAATTTGGCAAATATTTCTCATGTCATTTAGCTATTAATTCGGCCAAtggatttaattgtttttttttttgggctttaTCACCATGGCAACGAGCATAAATAATCTTAAACTCTCTTTAGTTTTGATCCCTTTAAGTACATATTATTTCCAATCTTCAAAATCatgttcaataaaataaattaattaactaaaaataacaaataaaactaactaacaaacatataataaagaataaaatatatagataaattatGTCCATCAACTTACACGCTTCCTATACAAGGCACCGGTAGGGATGGCAAGATAATCCGGACCGGGTTGAATCCACACTGgatgtatatatttattcGGATCCAGTTTTGGTTTTCTTAAACCCGGACTTATCTAGGTCCGGTTTCGAGTTCACCTGAACCCAAATTTCCGAAACTCGGACcaagattttttgttttaaatattatttaattaaaattttaaattgttatttataagtataaaagcaaaaaaaaaatgagaaacaacAAACCCTACATTTCCTACAGCCGCTGCTTCCTCATGTTCATTCCCTAAAATTCAGCAAATgaattcaaaatcaacatcgccccaattcatcatcatccatCAATCATCAGCAACGCAATATCGCTGCCCAGTTCATCATCATCCATCAATCATCAGCATCACAATATCGCGACAATGGCTGCACTTCTCTGCAAGTTTCAATTTCTACCTTAtgtgttaaaattaaatttattttgagattTGGGCTCATGGAATCATGTggcttttttttgtttatttaattttcccATCTTCCTCATCCTCCACTATCTTCGCAAGATCCCATGAGTTCTATTTGTTTCTACAATTACCAAAGAGCCTAAATTGgtatgtttgaatttttttttttaatttcaggcATATATCTGAGTTTAAAACCCGCAATCTGAAAATTTGGATTTTTCCGAGTTTAACCCGGACCGAACCCAGAACTAAAAAATCCGAATTTATATGCGGATCCgataattaaaattgtcaTGCGGATCTGAAACCGAAACCGAAAAGACTAAACACGGACCCGGATTTTGTCATCCCAAGCCACCggtatcattttattaaataataataataaactctCCGGAATTGAACTGAACGAGTTTCAGAAATGGCATCGAAAAGCAAGATTCTATCCATCGGCGGGACAGGGTATATCGGTAAATTCATCGTGGAAGCAAGCGTGAAAGCCGGCCACCCGACGCTCGTGCTCGTGAGGGAATCCACAGTCTCTGGTCCTTCCAAAACTCAGCTCCTCGACCACTTCAAAAACCTCGGCGTCAATTTCGTCGTCGTGagttatcatttttttttttaattccataattTCGACACGTGGCAGTTAGCATCTACTTAAAAGacttagtatttttttttttaaattttattgggtGCCGTTATTATTATGCAGGGAGATGTTTTGAATCACGAGAGTTTGGTGAAGGCGATAAAACAAGTGGACGTGGTGATATCGACAGTCGGTCACGCTTTATTAGCCGATCAGGTCAAGATTATTGCTGCCATTAAAGAAGCCGGTAACGTTACggtaaaacataattaatatcattaatataattaaattaattaattacaaaccaaTAGCATGAACGcagttaattaattgatgtttgtaaattatttataattcagAGATTCTTCCCATCAGAATTTGGAAATGATGTTGACCGAGCCCATGGCGCCGTAGAGCCAGCAAAATCAGTGTACTACGACGTAAAGGCGAGAATTCGCCGAGCCGTTGAGGCAGAAGGCATTCCGTACACTTACGTAGAATCTTATTGTTTTGATGGCTACTTCCTCCCCAATTTGTTACAGCCTGGGGCCGCTGCCCCCCCGAGGGATAAGGTTGTCATCTTAGGCGATGGAAATCCAAAAGGTAACATAATTTAGTTAAAGCTCATTTTTTATCCAACCATTTGTtgattaaaaacttaaaatatttgtactaGATTTGTTGAAAATATTGCGGTTAAAAccttcgttttttttttttaatatcatccCTGTACTAAATGAATCCTAAGTAATCAATGTAGATATTAAGATAAGTTTTAGGTGATTATTAGATACTTTAGCTCCTGAATTGCCACGTCATGGCTGCCACACAAACgggagaaattttagaatattttaaatgtattacaACTAATTAATGCATGAATGACATGTGTAGTTGATTTTAATACAACCACC
This window of the Citrus sinensis cultivar Valencia sweet orange chromosome 8, DVS_A1.0, whole genome shotgun sequence genome carries:
- the LOC102627013 gene encoding phenylcoumaran benzylic ether reductase Pyrc5-like, which produces MASKSKILSIGGTGYIGKFIVEASVKAGHPTLVLVRESTVSGPSKTQLLDHFKNLGVNFVVGDVLNHESLVKAIKQVDVVISTVGHALLADQVKIIAAIKEAGNVTRFFPSEFGNDVDRAHGAVEPAKSVYYDVKARIRRAVEAEGIPYTYVESYCFDGYFLPNLLQPGAAAPPRDKVVILGDGNPKAVYNKEDDIATYTIKAVDDPRTLNKNLYIQPPGNIYSFNDLVSLWERKIGKTLEREYVSEEQLLKNIQEAAPPQNVILSIYHSVFMNGVQTNFEIEPSFGVEASQLFPDVKYTTVDEYLNQFV